One genomic region from Candidatus Coatesbacteria bacterium encodes:
- the galT gene encoding galactose-1-phosphate uridylyltransferase, translating into MPELRRDPIIGRWVIISSERGKRPSDFATEPEESSAKGCPFCEGNEGKTPPEIFTVNQPGNDERQPNTPGWQVRVVPNKFPALRIEGELDRRGVGMFDMMNGIGAHEVIIETPDHAQRLHDLPPELVQHVVTAYRQRIVDLTRDSRFRYILVFKNEGSAAGASLSHSHSQLISTPIIPKRVTEELEGSKIYYGWKERCVFCDIIKQELNQGQRVICENEKFISLAPFAPRFPFETWLLPKDHRPFFERDNDLAMLSALLRETLKRLSVTLSSPPYNFLIHNSPVNCRGTDLLAYHWHIEIMPKLTKVAGFEWGTGFYINPTKPEDAAKYLREADISESAETGNN; encoded by the coding sequence GTGCCTGAGCTCCGCCGTGATCCGATTATCGGTCGCTGGGTGATCATCTCTTCCGAGCGGGGGAAACGCCCCAGCGATTTCGCCACCGAACCCGAAGAGTCCAGCGCAAAGGGCTGCCCCTTCTGCGAGGGCAACGAGGGCAAGACCCCGCCCGAGATCTTCACCGTCAACCAGCCGGGCAACGACGAACGCCAACCCAACACCCCGGGCTGGCAGGTCCGCGTGGTGCCCAACAAGTTCCCCGCCCTGCGCATCGAGGGAGAACTCGACCGCCGGGGCGTCGGCATGTTCGACATGATGAACGGCATCGGCGCCCACGAAGTGATCATCGAAACGCCCGACCACGCCCAGCGGCTCCACGACCTGCCGCCCGAGCTGGTCCAGCACGTGGTCACCGCCTACCGCCAGCGGATCGTCGACCTGACCCGGGATTCCCGCTTCCGCTACATCCTGGTCTTCAAGAACGAGGGCAGCGCCGCCGGAGCCTCACTCTCCCACTCCCACTCCCAGCTCATCTCCACGCCGATCATCCCCAAGCGCGTCACCGAAGAGCTGGAGGGATCCAAGATCTACTACGGCTGGAAGGAACGCTGCGTCTTCTGCGACATCATCAAGCAGGAACTCAACCAGGGCCAACGGGTCATCTGCGAGAATGAAAAATTCATCTCCCTGGCCCCCTTCGCCCCGCGCTTCCCCTTCGAAACCTGGCTGCTGCCCAAGGACCATCGCCCCTTCTTCGAGCGCGACAACGACCTGGCCATGCTCTCCGCCCTGCTGCGCGAAACCCTCAAGCGCCTCTCGGTGACCCTCTCCAGCCCACCCTACAACTTCCTCATCCACAACTCGCCGGTCAACTGCCGCGGCACCGACCTGCTGGCCTACCACTGGCACATCGAAATCATGCCCAAGCTGACCAAGGTCGCCGGCTTCGAATGGGGCACCGGCTTCTACATCAACCCCACCAAACCCGAAGACGCCGCCAAATACCTGCGCGAGGCCGATATCAGCGAAAGCGCCGAAACGGGAAACAACTGA